A region of Lycium barbarum isolate Lr01 chromosome 3, ASM1917538v2, whole genome shotgun sequence DNA encodes the following proteins:
- the LOC132633283 gene encoding LOB domain-containing protein 41-like has product MRLSCNGCRVLRKGCNEKCSIKPCLQWIKSPEAQSNATLFLAKFYGRAGLLNLINSGPNHLRPAIFRSLLYEACGRIVNPIYGSAGLLTSGNWQLCQAAVEAVLTGAPIAKLSPDSAANTTSPSLKACDIRHVSKENDSGSDLHKVKTRTRFKRVRKQSPEVDDAARVMWSWSHKDDDVVESPSRDSGLSQQGESGDAESGGSVETVEAEPVKLGEDVGLDLTLGLYSR; this is encoded by the exons ATGCGTTTAAGCTGTAATGGTTGCCGGGTTCTCCGGAAAGGCTGCAATGAAAAATGCTCAATTAAACCTTGCCTTCAATGGATCAAATCACCTGAAGCCCAATCCAACGCCACCCTCTTCCTCGCTAAATTTTACGGCCGTGCTGGTCTCCTTAATCTCATCAACTCTGGCCCTAATCATTTGCGTCCTG CTATCTTCAGATCCTTATTGTACGAAGCATGTGGACGTATTGTAAATCCAATTTACGGTTCAGCTGGTTTGTTAACATCTGGCAACTGGCAACTCTGTCAAGCCGCTGTTGAGGCCGTTCTAACCGGCGCGCCGATCGCTAAACTTTCACCCGACTCAGCTGCAAATACCACAAGCCCTTCACTCAAAGCATGTGATATTCGCCACGTGTCAAAGGAAAACGATTCTGGTTCGGATCTACATAAGGTTAAGACCCGAACCCGGTTCAAGCGCGTGAGGAAACAATCGCCTGAGGTTGATGATGCGGCTCGGGTTATGTGGAGTTGGTCTCATAAGGATGACGATGTTGTCGAATCGCCGAGCCGAGATTCGGGTCTGAGCCAACAAGGAGAAAGTGGTGATGCTGAAAGTGGCGGCTCGGTGGAAACTGTTGAAGCCGAGCCGGTAAAGCTGGGTGAGGATGTTGGATTGGACTTAACGCTGGGGTTGTATAGCCGTTGA
- the LOC132633284 gene encoding zinc finger protein CONSTANS-LIKE 16-like, producing MMTSESKTANAIGGKTARACDSCLSKRARWFCPADDAFLCQSCDVSVHSANQLASRHERVRLETSSNKSTDNKLVDQTHQPAWHQGFTRKARTPRNGKKRTQMGQRKKDEENRVPEIGNEENSPDENEEQLLYRVPVFDPFEAELCTVPDESTTITDLDMLLNTEDHACDDLDLPEFLSSDIELAEFAADVETLLGEEFRVVEEEEDEQTVEDNKAIKVEVEDEEMRAVVACHLDPELDMAREALNWNFEEYEETVEQKVMATAAVTEFVPSFAEYCGSSKGDEKRRLLLRLNHEAVISAWPNQSSPWTNGIRPHFNPDDCWSDFLETCMGEGGGHQRYGGHVRSGDGGREARVSRYREKRRTRLFSKKIRYEVRKLNAEKRPRLKGRFIKRTSFSAPGFPYLMNKR from the exons ATGATGACTAGTGAAAGCAAGACTGCAAATGCCATTGGAGGCAAAACAGCTAGAGCTTGTGATAGCTGTTTATCAAAAAGAGCACGTTGGTTTTGCCCTGCTGATGATGCTTTCCTTTGTCAATCCTGCGATGTTTCTGTCCATTCAGCAAACCAATTGGCGAGTCGCCATGAAAGAGTTCGTCTTGAAACATCTTCTAACAAATCCACTGACAACAAATTAGTCGACCAAACTCATCAACCTGCCTGGCACCAGGGATTTACTCGAAAGGCACGAACCCCGAGAAATGGAAAGAAGCGTACGCAAATGGGGCAACGAAAAAAGGACGAGGAAAATCGTGTCCCTGAAATTGGCAATGAAGAAAACTCACCGGATGAAAATGAAGAGCAGCTTCTTTATCGAGTTCCAGTTTTCGATCCCTTTGAAGCAGAACTCTGCACTGTGCCAGATGAAAGTACTACTATTACTGACTTGGACATGTTGTTGAATACTGAGGATCATGCATGTGATGATTTGGACCTTCCTGAATTTCTTTCTTCCGATATTGAGCTTGCTGAGTTCGCTGCAGATGTTGAAACCTTGTTAGGCGAAGAATTTAGAGtcgtagaagaagaagaagatgaacagACTGTTGAAGATAATAAGGCGATAAAAGTCGAGGTTGAAGATGAGGAAATGAGAGCTGTTGTTGCTTGTCATTTGGATCCAGAATTGGACATGGCAAGAGAAgcgttgaattggaatttcgaagAATATGAAGAAACTGTTGAACAGAAAGTAATGGCTACTGCGGCAGTAACAGAATTTGTCCCTAGTTTTGCAGAGTACTGTGGAAGTAGTAAAGGTGATGAAAAAAGGAGGCTGCTTTTGAGGCTTAATCATGAGGCTGTTATTAGTGCTTGGCCAAATCAATCTTCACCATGGACAAATGGAATCCGACCTCATTTCAATCCTGATGATTGCTGGTCTGATTTCTTG GAAACATGCATGGGAGAAGGAGGGGGTCATCAACGATATGGGGGACATGTAAGAAGTGGCGATGGAGGAAGAGAAGCGAGGGTATCGCGTTACAGAGAGAAGAGGCGGACAAGATTGTTCTCCAAGAAAATCCGGTACGAAGTTAGAAAATTAAATGCAGAAAAAAGGCCTCGACTTAAAGGACGATTCATTAAAAGGACATCGTTTTCAGCACCTGGTTTTCCCTACCTGATGAATAAACGATGA